A window of Elgaria multicarinata webbii isolate HBS135686 ecotype San Diego chromosome 2, rElgMul1.1.pri, whole genome shotgun sequence contains these coding sequences:
- the LOC134391919 gene encoding prostaglandin E2 receptor EP2 subtype-like — protein MPDEFCVHSGVELRFAPTGVKAPPKRKTCRRRVSPHLEATCEEMPDEFRASEKEAMRLNERGAADGARQQGQPDPRPAPRCEERAGRPEVAPLLLLLLLGSLARSPSPFARAAPGSARAPSAPSMDEAAAATAAPRPPEACRNRTGLLRSGQSPASAAVMFSAGVLGNLTALALLLLARRRRRARRARLAPFHVLSMALVLTDLLGTCLLSPVVLAAYARDRRLWRLAAGGRVCRYFAFAMSFFGLATTGCLGAMALERGLALGAPYLYQRLLRGRPVALLLGALLPALYGLAAAFCALPLLGFGRYVQYPPGTWCFIQMRLPRPGEPPGCEGEALSAERGVLAFSLLYASLLLLLVLAVLLCNLVVGVNLVRMHRRGQPARRVAAAAAASCSPGAQRRPLRPLEAPHGPRGARRPLSLPKELEHLVLLSIMTITFVVCSLPFTIRAFVNSFWPNGDFEKDLEALRFLSANSIIDPWVFTILRPSVLRLLWSVLCCRGGFKSRTKKSTSPLAKSKPVGEIASGRQ, from the exons ATGCCCGACGAGTTCT GCGTACACTCGGGGGTCGAACTCCGCTTTGCCCCGACGGGTGTTAAGGCCCCTCCGAAGAGGAAGACCTGCCGGCGGCGCGTTTCTCCGCATCTCGAAGCCACGTGCGAAGAGATGCCCGACGAGTTCCGCGCTTCTGAAAAAGAAGCCATGCGGCTGAATGAACGCG GCGCGGCCGACGGGGCACGGCAGCAGGGGCAGCCCGACCCCCGCCCCGCTCCCCGGTGCGAAGAGAGGGCGGGCCGGCCGGAGGTGgcgcctcttctccttctccttcttcttggctcgctcgctcgctccccgtCGCCTTTCGCCCGCGCCGCGCCCGGCTCCGCCCGCGCCCCCTCCGCGCCCAGCATGgacgaggcggcggcggccacgGCAGCCCCGCGCCCGCCGGAAGCCTGCCGCAACCGCACGGGCCTGCTGCGCTCGGGCCAGAGCCCGGCCTCGGCGGCCGTCATGTTCTCGGCCGGCGTGCTGGGCAACCTGACGGcgctggcgctgctgctgctggcgcggCGCCGCCGCCGGGCGCGCCGGGCGCGGCTGGCGCCCTTCCACGTGCTCTCGATGGCGCTGGTGCTGACCGACCTGCTGGGCACCTGCCTGCTGAGCCCGGTGGTGCTGGCGGCCTACGCGCGGGACCGGCGGCTCTGGCGGCTGGCGGCGGGCGGCCGCGTGTGCCGCTACTTCGCCTTCGCCATGAGCTTCTTCGGCCTGGCCACCACGGGCTGCCTGGGCGCCATGGCGCTGGAGCGCGGCCTGGCCCTGGGCGCGCCCTACCTCTACCAGCGGCTGCTGCGCGGCCGGCCCGTGGCGCTGCTGCTGGGCGCGCTGCTGCCGGCCCTCTACGGCCTGGCCGCCGCCTTCTGCGCGCTGCCGCTGCTGGGCTTCGGCCGCTACGTCCAGTACCCGCCCGGCACGTGGTGCTTCATCCAGATGCGCCTGCCGCGCCCGGGCGAGCCGCCGGGCTGCGAGGGCGAAGCGCTGTCGGCCGAGCGCGGCGTCCTCGCCTTCTCGCTGCTCTACGcctcgttgctgctgctgctcgtcCTGGCCGTGCTGCTCTGCAACCTCGTGGTCGGCGTCAACCTGGTCCGCATGCATCGGCGCGGCCAGCCCGCCCGACgcgtggccgccgccgccgccgcctcgtgCTCGCCCGGCGCGCAGCGGCGCCCGCTCCGCCCGCTGGAGGCGCCCCACGGCCCCAGGGGCGCCCGGAGGCCGCTGTCGTTGCCCAAGGAGCTGGAGCACCTGGTCCTGCTCTCCATCATGACCATCACCTTCGTCGTGTGCTCCTTGCCTTTCACG ATCCGTGCCTTCGTTAACTCTTTTTGGCCCAATGGAGATTTCGAGAAGGACCTTGAGGCGTTGCGGTTCCTGTCCGCGAATTCCATCATTGACCCCTGGGTGTTTACCATCCTGCGCCCCTCCGTCCTCCGGCTGCTGTGGTCCGTGCTGTGCTGCCGGGGGGGCTTCAAGTCACGGACTAAGAAGTCGACCTCCCCTCTTGCCAAATCGAAGCCTGTTGGAGAGATTGCCAGTGGCAGGCAGTAG